A single region of the Persephonella hydrogeniphila genome encodes:
- a CDS encoding type II toxin-antitoxin system prevent-host-death family antitoxin, whose product MVLSANDLKTKGISFVEKLIKKYNEVFITVRGKKKFVILPIEEYEKLKEAELEKIIREAEEDYEKGRYIKETAEEHFKKLGI is encoded by the coding sequence ATGGTATTATCTGCTAATGATTTAAAGACAAAAGGGATTTCATTTGTTGAAAAGCTTATTAAAAAATATAATGAAGTTTTTATTACTGTAAGAGGCAAAAAGAAGTTTGTTATTCTTCCTATTGAAGAATATGAGAAATTAAAAGAAGCCGAACTTGAAAAAATTATTAGAGAAGCAGAAGAAGATTATGAAAAAGGAAGATATATAAAAGAAACTGCTGAAGAACATTTTAAAAAATTAGGTATATAG
- a CDS encoding type II toxin-antitoxin system YafQ family toxin, whose product MYALVFTETFQKREKEFLKKHKDLIPRYKKVLRLLELNPYHPSLRLHKLKGKFKDKYSVSITMSYRIILTFAIVEKEIVLIDIGHHDEVY is encoded by the coding sequence TTGTATGCTCTTGTTTTTACTGAAACTTTTCAAAAAAGAGAAAAAGAGTTCCTAAAAAAACATAAAGATCTAATTCCAAGATATAAAAAGGTTTTAAGACTTTTAGAGCTAAATCCTTATCATCCTTCATTAAGATTACATAAATTAAAAGGAAAATTTAAAGACAAATACTCTGTTTCTATAACAATGAGTTATAGAATAATTTTAACATTCGCTATAGTAGAAAAAGAAATAGTTTTAATCGATATAGGTCACCATGATGAAGTTTATTAA